The following proteins are encoded in a genomic region of Ailuropoda melanoleuca isolate Jingjing chromosome 10, ASM200744v2, whole genome shotgun sequence:
- the TGFB1I1 gene encoding transforming growth factor beta-1-induced transcript 1 protein, with protein MPRSGAPKERSPEPLAAPLPYGHQPQTGSGESSGASGDKDHLYSTVCKPRSPKPAAPAAPPFSSSSGVLGTGLCELDRLLQELNATQFNITDEIMSQFPSSKETAGEQKEDQSEDKKRPSLPPSPSPVLPKPSATSATLELDRLMASLSDFRVQNHVNQLPASGSTQPPVPSSVNEGSPSSPGPASKGSLDTMLGLLQSDLSRRGVPTQTKGLCGSCNKPIAGQVVTALGRAWHPEHFICGGCSMALGGSSFFEKDGAPFCPECYFERFSPRCGLCNQPIRHKMVTALGTHWHPEHFCCVSCGEPFGDEGFHEREGRPYCRRDFLQLFAPRCQGCQGPILDNYISALSALWHPDCFVCRECFAPFSGGSFFEHEGRPLCENHFHARRGSLCATCGLPVTGRCVSALGRRFHPDHFTCTFCLRPLTKGSFQERAGKPYCQPCFVKLFG; from the exons ATGCCAAGGTCAGGGGCTCCAAAAGAGCGGTCCCCAGAGCCTCTCGCAGCTCCCCTGCCCTATGGCCACCAGCCACAG ACAGGATCCGGGGAGTCTTCAGGGGCCTCTGGGGACAAGGACCATCTGTACAG TACGGTTTGCAAACCTCGGTCCCCAAAGCCTGcggcccctgcagcccctccgTTCTCCTCTTCCAGCGGTGTCTTGGGCACAGGGCTCTGTGAGCTAGACCGGTTGCTTCAGGAACTTAATGCTACCCAGTTCAACATCACAG ATGAAATAATGTCTCAGTTCCCATCAAGCAAGGAGACTGCAGGGGAACAGAAGGAGGACCAATCTGAGGACAAAAAAAGGCCCAGCCT CCCTCCCAGCCCATCCCCGGTTCTCCCAAAGCCTTCAGCAACCTCAGCTACCCTGGAGTTGGATAGACTGATGGCTTCCCTGTCTGACTTCCGTGTCCAAAACCATGTGAATCAG CTTCCAGCCTCTGGATCAACGCAGCCACCAGTGCCAAGCTCTGTGAATGAGGGCTCCCCATCCTCGCCGGGGCCGGCTAGCAAAGGCAGCCTGGACACCATGCTGGGGCTGCTGCAGTCCGACCTCAGCCGCCGTGGTGTTCCCACCCAGACCAAGGGTCTCTGTGGCTCCTGCAATAAACCCATTGCTGGGCAA GTGGTGACCGCGCTGGGCCGCGCTTGGCACCCTGAGCACTTCATTTGCGGTGGCTGTTCCATGGCCCTGGGAGGAAGCAGCTTCTTTGAGAAGGACGGAGCCCCCTTCTGCCCTGAATGCTACTTTGAGCGCTTCTCCCCGCGCTGCGGCCTCTGCAATCAACCCATCCGACAC AAAATGGTGACCGCCTTGGGGACCCACTGGCACCCGGAGCATTTCTGCTGCGTCAGTTGTGGGGAGCCCTTCGGAGATGAGG GTTTCCACGAGCGAGAGGGCCGCCCCTACTGCCGCCGGGACTTCCTGCAGCTGTTCGCCCCGCGCTGCCAGGGCTGTCAAGGCCCCATTCTGGATAACTACATCTCCGCGCTCAGCGCCCTCTGGCACCCGGACTGTTTCGTCTGCAGG GAATGCTTCGCGCCCTTCTCGGGAGGCAGCTTTTTCGAGCACGAGGGCCGCCCGCTGTGCGAGAACCATTTCCACGCGCGGCGTGGCTCGCTGTGCGCCACGTGTGGCCTCCCCGTGACCGGCCGTTGCGTGTCAGCCCTGGGCCGCCGCTTCCACCCAGACCACTTCACCTGCACCTTCTGCCTGCGCCCGCTCACCAAGGGCTCCTTCCAGGAGCGCGCCGGCAAGCCCTACTGCCAGCCCTGCTTCGTCAAGCTCTTCGGCTAA
- the ARMC5 gene encoding armadillo repeat-containing protein 5 — translation MAAAKPTLTDSLSFCLAQLTAAAGEVLGGGKDTATNETPLGRALLALRTRHVKAAGGIERFRARGGLRPLLALLRRAAAAGPAPSQAGPGSAPSSVESATSAGPAPSPGPAPSAASSSTPSPPGRLRKTLDLALSILANCCTEGACRAEVRRLGGILPLVTILQCVKTDSIQNRTARALGNLAMEPESCRAIHSAGAVPLLVESLTACQDSQCLQSVVRALRNLADSPQHRLALAQQGAVRPLAELLAAAPDPALTLALVRALLELSRGCSRACAEQLSLGGGLGPLVSLASHPKKAVREATILILANLCAQGLVRPALGNAGGVEVLLGELRRRRGPSGAGPASQQPLVRAVCLLCREAINRARLRDAGGLELLMGLLRDPRASAWHPRVVAALVGFLYDTGALGRLQALGLVPLLAGQLCGDEGDEEEEGREAASWDFPEERTPERAEAGSFRSLRSWLISEGYAAGPGDISPDWSPEQCPPPPPPPEPAEPASPTLGPTSLRTARTLRTPGRSPAATPEEPWGREGPALLLLSRFSQAPDPSGALVTGPALCGLLAYVTGSPGPPSPRALRILARLTCNPACLEAFVRSYGAALLRAWLVLGVAPDDWPTLRARPARRQHRELGEMLLQNLTVQAESPFGVGALTHLLLSGSPEDRVACALTLPFICRKPSLWRRLLLDQGGLRLLLSALTRPAPHPLFLFFAADSLSCLQGLVSPTVIPALPPPIPSDLDPPSPCLYEPLLGPAPIPAPDLHFLLDSGLRLPAQRAASATASPFFRALLAGSFAEAQMDLVPLRGLSPSAAWPILHHLHGCRGCGAALGPIPPPGQPLLGSEAEKALEAAGRFLLPGLEEELEEAVGHIHLGPHGGPESVGEVFRLGRPRLVAHCARWTLGPGQCPRKRALALVGLVEAAGEEAGPLTEALLAVVMGVELGGKGSSLEC, via the exons ATGGCGGCTGCGAAACCGACCCTCACGGACTCGCTCTCGTTCTGCCTCGCGCAGCTCACGGCGGCGGCCGGGGAGGTTCTAGGTGGGGGAAAGGACACAGCTACCAACGAGACACCCTTGGGCCGTGCGCTCTTAGCCCTCCGCACGCGCCACGTCAAGGCTGCAGGGGGAATCGAGCGCTTCCGGGCGCGCGGCGGGCTCCGCCCCCTTCTCGCGCTGCTACGGCGAGCGGCTGCAGCGGGTCCCGCCCCGTCCCAGGCTGGCCCCGGCTCCGCCCCCTCGTCCGTCGAGTCGGCGACTTCTGCTGGCCCCGCCCCCTCGCCGGGCCCTGCCCCCTCCGCTGCGTCGTCGTCGACGCCCTCGCCGCCAGGGCGCCTGCGCAAGACTCTGGACTTGGCGCTCAGCATCCTAGCCAACTGCTGTACGGAAGGGGCGTGCCGGGCTGAAGTGCGCAGACTCGGAGGCATTCTCCCTTTGG TGACTATTCTTCAATGTGTGAAAACCGATAGCATCCAGAACCGCACAGCCCGTGCTCTGGGGAACTTAGCCATGGAACCTGAGAGCTGTCGGGCCATCCATTCTGCTG gTGCTGTTCCCTTGCTCGTCGAGAGCCTGACAGCCTGCCAGGACTCACAGTGCCTGCAGAGTGTGGTGCGCGCCCTCCGCAACCTGGCCGACTCACCCCAGCACCGCCTGGCCCTGGCACAGCAGGGAGCGGTGCGCCCTCTGGCCGAGCTTCTGGCCGCTGCCCCAGACCCTGCGCTGACCTTGGCCCTGGTCCGTGCACTCTTGGAGCTGAGTCGAGGCTGCTCCCGGGCCTGTGCTGAGCAGCTAAGTCTGGGCGGGGGACTAGGACCACTGGTCAGCTTGGCCTCCCACCCCAAAAAGGCAGTACGAGAGGCAACTATCCTGATCCTCGCCAACCTGTGTGCCCAGGGCCTTGTACGGCCTGCACTGGGCAATGCTGGTGGCGTGGAGGTACTACTGGGTGAGCTCCGGCGGCGCAGGGGGCCCAGTGGAGCCGGCCcagcctcccagcagcccctggtGCGGGCCGTGTGCCTGCTGTGCCGGGAGGCCATCAACCGGGCCCGGCTGCGGGACGCGGGTGGTTTGGAGCTGTTGATGGGTCTGCTACGGGACCCCCGTGCCAGTGCCTGGCACCCTCGTGTTGTGGCTGCCCTCGTGGGCTTCCTCTATGACACCGGAGCCCTGGGCCGGCTACAAGCTCTGGGACTTGTACCACTCTTGGCTGGGCAGCTGTGTGGTGATGAGGGtgatgaggaagaagagggaagagaagctgCTTCGTGGGACTTTCCTGAGGAGCGGACCCCTGAGCGGGCAGAGGCTGGAAGCTTCCGAAGCCTAAG GTCGTGGCTGATCTCTGAGGGCTATGCCGCAGGCCCGGGAGACATCTCTCCTGACTGGTCCCCTGAGCAATGTCCCCCGCCTCCCCCACCGCCAGAGCCCGCTGAGCCcgccagccccaccctgggcccgACCTCGCTGCGGACGGCTCGCACGCTGCGCACACCTGGCCGCAGCCCTGCTGCCACCCCTGAGGAGCCTTGGGGCCGCGAGGGGCCCGCGCTGCTGCTACTGTCTCGATTCTCCCAGGCTCCTGACCCAAGTGGCGCGTTGGTGACCGGCCCGGCCCTGTGTGGCCTGCTGGCCTATGTGACGGGCTCACCAGGCCCACCGAGCCCACGTGCACTGCGCATCCTGGCGCGCCTTACCTGCAACCCTGCCTGTCTCGAGGCCTTCGTGCGCAGCTATGGTGCCGCACTGCTGCGTGCCTGGCTCGTGCTAGGTGTTGCCCCGGATGACTGGCCCACACTGCGGGCCCGGCCGGCTCGCCGCCAGCACCGGGAGCTGG GTGAGATGTTGCTGCAGAACTTGACCGTGCAGGCCGAGTCACCCTTTGGAGTGGGCGCCCTCACGCACCTGCTCCTCTCTGGAAGCCCCGAGGACCGTGTGGCCTGTGCACTGACCCTGCCCTTCATCTGTCG GAAGCCTTCTCTGTGGCGTCGGCTCCTTCTGGACCAGGGTGGCCTCCGTCTCCTCCTCTCGGCACTGACTCGGCCCGCTCCACATCCACTCTTCCTCTTCTTTGCTGCGGactccctttcctgcctccaaGGCCTGGTGTCTCCCACTGTGATCCCAGCCCTTCCGCCTCCGATCCCCTCGGACCTAGATCCCCCATCCCCTTGCCTCTATGAACCTCTGCTGGGCCcagcccccatcccagcccctgaCCTGCACTTCCTGCTGGACTCAGGCCtgcggcttcctgctcagcgagctGCCTCAGCTACCGCCTCGCCTTTCTTCCGGGCTCTGCTAGCTGGCAGCTTTGCCGAAGCCCAGATGGACCTGGTGCCGCTTCGAGGCCTGTCACCCAGCGCAGCCTGGCCCATCCTGCATCACTTGCATGGCTGCCGGGGctgtggggctgccctggggcccaTTCCCCCACCAGGCCAGCCCCTGCTGGGCTCAGAGGCTGAGAAAGCCCTGGAGGCTGCTGGCCGGTTCTTGCTgcctgggctggaggaggagctggaagaggctgTGGGCCATATCCACCTGGGACCCCATGGTGGCCCAGAGTCAGTGGGCGAGGTATTCCGCCTGGGCCGGCCCCGGTTGGTTGCCCATTGTGCCCGCTGGACCCTGGGGCCAGGGCAGTGCCCACGGAAGCGGGCCTTGGCCTTAGTGGGGCTTgtggaggcagcaggagaggaggcagggcccCTGACGGAGGCTTTACTGGCTGTGGTGATGGGGGTTGAATTGGGGGGCAAGGGTTCCAGCTTAGAGTGTtga